The following coding sequences are from one Rutidosis leptorrhynchoides isolate AG116_Rl617_1_P2 chromosome 11, CSIRO_AGI_Rlap_v1, whole genome shotgun sequence window:
- the LOC139874485 gene encoding CBL-interacting protein kinase 18-like, which produces MVKSEDMDVNGNILMEKYELGRLLGQGSFAKVYYARDVTTGQSVAIKVIDKDKISEDGLIDHIKREIHIMKLVRHPNIVQLYEVMATKTKIYFVLEYAKNGELFDKVVTGKLKEQTARKYFHQLINAVDFCHSRGVYHRDLKPENLLLDEDDNLKVSDFGLSAFAESRRQDGLLHTTCGTPAYVAPEVITRKGYDGDKADVWSCGVILFVLLAGYLPFNESNIVDTYRKIWKSDFKFPNWIQPDARRLLSKILDPNPVKRATISKIKESSWFKKEKKSNQPCLDNSLASSTTNNQESTRPPSMNAFDIISLSHGFDLRTLFEEPRLQKEARFTIWRPASVILSKLEEIGKNVRMKVSKREAGLLKLEGEKEGRKGILSIDAEIFALTSCFHLVEVKKSNGDTLEYQKVLDEGLRPGLEDIVWLQGDEQEQKVSEQDQ; this is translated from the coding sequence ATGGTAAAATCGGAAGATATGGACGTTAATGGTAACATTTTGATGGAAAAATACGAGTTGGGGAGATTATTAGGACAAGGGTCATTCGCGAAAGTGTACTATGCTCGTGATGTAACAACGGGCCAAAGTGTAGCAATTAAGGTAATCGATAAAGATAAGATTTCAGAAGACGGGCTTATTGATCATATCAAGCGAGAAATACATATTATGAAACTAGTGAGACACCCGAATATCGTGCAGTTGTATGAAGTTATGGCGACCAAAACCAAGATTTATTTCGTATTAGAGTACGCTAAAAATGGTGAGCTTTTTGATAAAGTTGTAACCGGGAAACTTAAGGAACAAACTGCGCGTAAATACTTTCATCAGTTAATAAATGCGGTTGATTTTTGCCATAGTAGAGGTGTTTATCATCGTGATTTAAAGCCCGAGAACTTGTTATTAGATGAAGATGATAATTTAAAAGTTTCTGATTTTGGTTTAAGTGCTTTTGCTGAGTCCCGACGTCAAGATGGACTGTTACACACGACGTGTGGGACCCCTGCTTATGTGGCGCCCGAAGTTATTACTAGAAAAGGGTATGATGGTGATAAAGCTGATGTTTGGTCTTGTGGGGTGATTTTGTTTGTTTTATTAGCAGGTTATTTGCCATTTAATGAATCTAATATTGTTGATACATATAGAAAGATTTGGAAATCGGATTTTAAGTTTCCAAATTGGATTCAACCGGATGCACGTAGGTTGCTTTCGAAAATCTTGGATCCGAATCCAGTAAAACGGGCCACCATTTCGAAAATAAAGGAAAGTTCTTggtttaaaaaggaaaaaaaatctaACCAACCATGTTTAGACAATTCGTTAGCGTCGTCCACAACTAATAATCAAGAATCAACAAGGCCACCGAGTATGAATGCATTTGACATTATTTCCTTATCTCACGGATTTGATTTGAGAACGTTGTTTGAAGAGCCTCGATTACAAAAAGAAGCGAGGTTTACTATTTGGCGACCCGCATCGGTGATTTTATCTAAATTGGAAGAAATTGGTAAAAATGTGAGAATGAAAGTGAGTAAAAGAGAAGCAGGGTTGTTGAAACTTGAAGGAGAGAAAGAGGGTAGAAAAGGAATTTTGTCGATTGACGCTGAGATATTTGCGTTGACATCATGTTTTCATTTGGTTGAAGTGAAGAAATCTAATGGAGATACACTTGAATATCAAAAGGTGTTAGATGAAGGTTTACGACCCGGACTTGAAGATATTGTTTGGTTGCAAGGGGATGAACAAGAGCAGAAAGTATCAGAGCAGGATCAGTAG
- the LOC139877233 gene encoding uncharacterized protein isoform X2 codes for MGKRKGRQSQTLNNSISNSNSDGENGELRSSDLEEDKSGFFACYLLTSLCPRYKGHTYIGFTVNPRRRIRQHNGELCSGAFRTKKKRPWEMVLCIHGFPTNTVALQFEWAWQHPVESLAVRQAAVAFKSLGGLANKIKLAYTMLTLPAWNKLNLTVNFFSTKYTKHYAGCPTLPSQMKVHVRPIDDLPCYTEGYKEEDMFKYDNDFGDDVDDEEPEKAGGSCDLEVPNEDVTMPVLVHEDCDDNHEDDEPFYSNYLLDEDDEPVKTGGSCDYNIGEEAICVSDDEKSELSPSTGLNNCNDISRTMEDKNGSVRENKDGVGNKIFVSVGEVEVIDVFTPSPEYRPSTRRKKLDSSVVCPEIIDLTQSPICV; via the exons ATGGGGAAAAGAAAAGGGCGACAATCACAAACCCTAAATAATTCCATTTCCAATTCCAATTCTGATGGAGAAAATGGTGAATTAAGATCAAGTGATCTAGAAGAAGACAAATCAGGCTTCTTTGCTTGCTATTTGTTGACGTCACTCTGCCCTAGATACAAAGGACACACTTACATCGG GTTTACAGTTAACCCACGAAGGCGAATCAGACAACACAACGGGGAATTGTGTAGTGGTGCATTCAGGACGAAGAAAAAACGCCCGTGGGAAATGGTGCTTTGCATACACGGTTTCCCAACTAACACCGTTGCGCTACAG TTTGAGTGGGCTTGGCAACACCCTGTGGAATCGTTGGCGGTTAGACAGGCGGCAGTGGCTTTTAAATCCCTAGGTGGACTTGCAAATAAGATTAAACTGGCATACACAATGCTCACACTACCAGcctggaacaa ATTGAATCTGACGGTTAACTTTTTTTCAACAAAATACACGAAGCATTATGCGGGGTGCCCAACGTTACCAAGCCAAATGAAGGTACACGTTCGCCCCATAGATGATCTTCCATGTTACACAGAAGGATACAAAGAAGAAGATATGTTCAAATATGATAATGATTTTggagatgatgttgatgatgaagaacCCGAAAAAGCTGGTGGATCTTGTGATTTAGAGGTACCGAATGAAGATGTAACGATGCCTGTTCTTGTCCATGAAGACTGTGACGATAATCATGAAGATGATGAACCGTTTTACAGTAATTATTTGTTGGATGAGGATGATGAGCCTGTAAAAACGGGTGGATCATGTGATTACAACATTGGTGAAGAAGCAATTTGTGTTTCAGACGATGAAAAATCTGAACTTTCACCGTCTACTGGCTTGAACAACTGTAATGATATTTCTCGCACGATGGAAGATAAGAATGGTAGCGTGCGTGAAAATAAAGATGGAGTTGGAAACAAGATTTTTGTTTCTGTTGGGGAGGTTGAAGTGATAGATGTTTTTACTCCATCACCTGAATACAGACCAAGTACGCGAAGGAAGAAGCTCGATAGCTCTGTCGTGTGCCCTGAGATTATTGACTTGACTCAGTCACCGATATgtgtgtaa
- the LOC139877233 gene encoding uncharacterized protein isoform X1, producing MGKRKGRQSQTLNNSISNSNSDGENGELRSSDLEEDKSGFFACYLLTSLCPRYKGHTYIGFTVNPRRRIRQHNGELCSGAFRTKKKRPWEMVLCIHGFPTNTVALQLQFEWAWQHPVESLAVRQAAVAFKSLGGLANKIKLAYTMLTLPAWNKLNLTVNFFSTKYTKHYAGCPTLPSQMKVHVRPIDDLPCYTEGYKEEDMFKYDNDFGDDVDDEEPEKAGGSCDLEVPNEDVTMPVLVHEDCDDNHEDDEPFYSNYLLDEDDEPVKTGGSCDYNIGEEAICVSDDEKSELSPSTGLNNCNDISRTMEDKNGSVRENKDGVGNKIFVSVGEVEVIDVFTPSPEYRPSTRRKKLDSSVVCPEIIDLTQSPICV from the exons ATGGGGAAAAGAAAAGGGCGACAATCACAAACCCTAAATAATTCCATTTCCAATTCCAATTCTGATGGAGAAAATGGTGAATTAAGATCAAGTGATCTAGAAGAAGACAAATCAGGCTTCTTTGCTTGCTATTTGTTGACGTCACTCTGCCCTAGATACAAAGGACACACTTACATCGG GTTTACAGTTAACCCACGAAGGCGAATCAGACAACACAACGGGGAATTGTGTAGTGGTGCATTCAGGACGAAGAAAAAACGCCCGTGGGAAATGGTGCTTTGCATACACGGTTTCCCAACTAACACCGTTGCGCTACAG TTGCAGTTTGAGTGGGCTTGGCAACACCCTGTGGAATCGTTGGCGGTTAGACAGGCGGCAGTGGCTTTTAAATCCCTAGGTGGACTTGCAAATAAGATTAAACTGGCATACACAATGCTCACACTACCAGcctggaacaa ATTGAATCTGACGGTTAACTTTTTTTCAACAAAATACACGAAGCATTATGCGGGGTGCCCAACGTTACCAAGCCAAATGAAGGTACACGTTCGCCCCATAGATGATCTTCCATGTTACACAGAAGGATACAAAGAAGAAGATATGTTCAAATATGATAATGATTTTggagatgatgttgatgatgaagaacCCGAAAAAGCTGGTGGATCTTGTGATTTAGAGGTACCGAATGAAGATGTAACGATGCCTGTTCTTGTCCATGAAGACTGTGACGATAATCATGAAGATGATGAACCGTTTTACAGTAATTATTTGTTGGATGAGGATGATGAGCCTGTAAAAACGGGTGGATCATGTGATTACAACATTGGTGAAGAAGCAATTTGTGTTTCAGACGATGAAAAATCTGAACTTTCACCGTCTACTGGCTTGAACAACTGTAATGATATTTCTCGCACGATGGAAGATAAGAATGGTAGCGTGCGTGAAAATAAAGATGGAGTTGGAAACAAGATTTTTGTTTCTGTTGGGGAGGTTGAAGTGATAGATGTTTTTACTCCATCACCTGAATACAGACCAAGTACGCGAAGGAAGAAGCTCGATAGCTCTGTCGTGTGCCCTGAGATTATTGACTTGACTCAGTCACCGATATgtgtgtaa